In Luteimonas galliterrae, the sequence CGTCGGCGGATACTTGTCGCCTGCGGACAACTCGATGCCGGCCGCCTGCGTCGCCTCGCGGCTCGCCGAGACGAGTGCGTTGGATTCGTCCGGCGTCATCATCCACAGCGCATCGCCCCAGCCGAACACGTCGAAATTCACGTACATCGCCGGTTTGGCGCCGCCGTCGGCGATATAGGCGCGCGCGCCGATCAGGCCCAACTCTTCCAGGTCCCAGAACGCGACCGCCACGCGGTGATGCTGCAGCGGGCGTTGCTTCAGGCGTTGCGCGAGCGCCAGCACGACCGCGCTGCCGGAAGCGTTGTCGGTGGCGCCGTCGCCTTCCTTCACCTTGTCCGAGTGCGCGCCGATCAGCAACAGCGGCGCGTCGGCCGGTCCGCCGATGTCCGCCAGCAGATTCGTGCCCTTGTGCTTTTCGAACGCGAACGGCGCCTGGCGCGCCTGGATGCCGGAAGCCGCGAGCGCGTTTTCGATGGCGGCACGGCGTCCTGCGTTGTCCGTCGCTGCGGCGATCGCCGAAACATCGCTCATCCAGGCGTCCGCGGGACTGGGCTGCGCTACGGCGGCTTGCGCAGGAACTACGGCGGCATCGGACCGCGTCGCGACCGGCGACGGCGATGCGCAAGCGGCCAGAAACAACGCGCAAGCCGGCGCCAGGCCGGCGGAAAGCATGGAAAGACGCATCGCAACCCCCTGTGATGAAAGCCGTAGTTTGCACGATCGGCCGCTCCGGCGGCCGGCGGCCGGCCACGAACGGCTACCCACTGCGCGGTCAATGTGGTCAGATTGGGCCATGCACAGCCCCTCGCTGCCGCCCGCAGCCGTATTCCGCCGTTGGCTCGGCATGGGCATCGTCGTGCTCGGCCTGTTCGCGATGCTGCAGGGCCTGTGGCAGCACTTGCGTTCGGACTATCCGGCGCCGGTGTTCAACGCCTTCCTCGGCGGCACGATGGCCGCGATCGCGACCGCGCTCGGCGCGCTGCCGGTGTGGTTCTCGCAGCGCCTGTCCGACCGCGTGCAGGACAGCCTGTTCGGCTTCGGTGCCGGCGTGATGCTGGCGGCGTGTTCGTTTTCGCTGATCGTGCCCGCGATCGGCGCGGCCGAGGCGCGCGGTTCCGGCAATTGGGAATCGGGTTTGATCGTGGGCGGCGGCATCATCCTGGGCGCGGCCCTGCTGTTGGTGATGGAACGCTATCTGCCGCACGAGCATTTCATCAAGGGCGTGGAAGGACATGCCGCGCGCGCATTGCGGCGCACCTGGCTGTTTGTTTTTGCGATCGTGCTGCACAACCTGCCCGAAGGCCTGGCGATCGGCGTCGGTTACGCCGGCAACGATCCGGTGCGCGCCAGCGCGCTGGCGATGGGCATTTCTATCCAGGACGTGCCCGAAGGCCTGGTGGTCGCGGTGGCGCTGGTGTCGGCCGGCTACAAGCGCGGGTTGGCGGTGCTGATCGGCATGGCCTCGGGCCTGGTCGAACCGGTGGGCGCCGTGATCGGCGCCGCGGTGGTCAGCCTGTCGGCGGCATTGCTGCCCTGGGGCTTGGCCTTCGCCGCCGGCGCGATGCTGTTCGTGATCAGCCACGAAATCATCCCCGAATCGCACCGCAAAGGACACGAAGCCTTCGCCACCGGCGGGCTGATCCTGGGTTTCGTGGTGATGATGCTGTTGGACACGGCCCTGGGATGAACGCTCCGGATTTTCCCGACAGCGCGATGCGAACCGTCCCGCTCCCGTCGAACGCCGCGCTTGCCATCTCCCGACCCGCCACCTACGCTGGCATCGGGAGAGGGGAGTTGCAGGGATGACTATCCGTGTGTTCCTGGTCGACGACCATGCCCTGGTCCGCGCCGGAATGAAGATGATCCTGGGCGGCGAGGTCGACATCGACGTGGTCGGCGAAGCCGAGAGCGGCGAAGAAGCCCTGCCGCAGATCCGCAAGCTCAAGCCCGACGTGGTGTTGTGCGACCTGCACCTGCCCGGCGTCAGCGGCCTGGAAGTGACCGAACGCGTGGTCAAAGGCGACCACGGCACGCGCGTGATCGTGGTATCGGTGCTCGAAGACGGGCCGATGCCCAAGCGCCTGCTCGAAGCCGGCGCGTCCGGTTATGTCGGCAAGGGCGGCGACAGCATCGAATTGCTGCGCGCGGTGCGCGACGTGGCGCGCGGCAAGCGCTATCTGGCGAGCGGCGTGGCGCAAAACCTGGCCTTGTCCGGCATACAGGGCGGCGCATCGCCGTTCGATGCCTTGTCGCCTCGCGAGATGGAAATCGCCTTGCTGTTGACGCAGGGTTTGCGCCAGGAAGACATCGCCAAGCGGTTGAGCCTGAGCGCGAAAACCGTCAACACGCACAAGACGCGTTTGTTCGAGAAACTGGGCGTGGGCGACAGCATCGCACTGGCGCGACTGGCCAGCCAATACGGCGTAGGCAATCCCGCGCACGCCGTATAAGCGTGCGCGGGGCCCGGTTGGTCAGGCGCCGCGCTCGCCTTCGCGCGGGGCTTCGTTCGGATCCTGCGCAGGCTGCCTGGCGGCCACTTGCGCCGCGGCTTCTTCCGGCGGCGCGGCGGGCGCCTCGTCGAACAGGCCGGGCGCTTGCGGCGTGCCGGGTTCGACGAAGCCGGTCGCAACCGTCGTTTCGGGCGCTTGCGTTTCCTGTGCGGGCGCTTCCGGTGCTACGGGTGCCGGAGCAGGTTCGACTGCCGGCTTTTCCGCCATTGGTTTGACGGCCGGGCGGTAGGCGCTTTCGGCCAACGAAACGGCGATCGCGGCGGACAACGGCAGGGCATGGATCGCGTCGCTCTGCTGCGCGGCGACGCGCGGCGGACGCGGCGGCGTTGCGGTTTCTTTCGGCGCGTTCTTCGGCTTGTCGTTTGCCGGCGAGGCTGCGACTGGCGATTCGACGCCAGGCTGCGGTGCGGCTTGTTCGCGCGGCTCGGATTCCGGTGCAGCCGCGGCGATTTCGACGGCAGCGATTGCGGCTGGCGACGGTTCGATGGGCGCCGGTGCCGGTTCCGAAGCGACGACCTCAGGCTCGACAACCGCCGACGCCGGCTCGATCGCGGCGGGCCCGGCCTTCTCGACCGCCGGCACGATCGCCGGTTCTGCGGCAATCGCGTACTGCGGCGCGCGCAGCGAAGACGAAGCTTCGGCGACGTATTCGTCCTTCGCCGGTTCTGCGATGGGCGCGACGGCAGCGGGCGCTACAGGCCGCGATTCGGGCAGCGCGTCGTCGAAATCGAACTCCGGCTGCGAACGCTGCGCGGCGACGGCGGCATCGTCTTCGTGAAGCGCTTCGACGGTGTTTTCGCCGCCGGCAGCGCCTTCGGCGCCACCGCGGCGGCGGCGGCGGCCGCCACGACGGCCGCGGCGACGGCGTGCGTTTTCGCCGCCCTCGGTCGCGTGGGCGGCAGCATCGGCCGCTTCGTCGGCAGGCGAGGCGGCGCTATCGGCCGGTACGGCCGGCGCCGGCCCGATGTCGAAGTGGGCGATGTTGGGCGGCGTCGCGTCGGCAATTGCGGCGGCTTCGGCCACAGGCGTTTGCTTCGGCCTGGGCTGCTCGACAGCGGCGGCAGCGGCTTGCGCCTGCACAGGAATCTCGGCGCGTTCCGCCTTGGGCGGGCGCGGTTCGCGATTCTGGTCCTGTTGCGGCTTTGGCTGCTTCTGCTGCTGGCCTTGTTGCTGCGGCTTGGGCTGGCCCTGCTTCTGCTGCTGGGCTTGCTTGGGTGGCTGCTTGTTCTGCTGGCCCTGCGCCTGCGGCTGGCCGCGCTTCTGGTCGTCGCGCCTCTGCTCGTCGCGGCGCTCGCCGCGTCCCTGCTGCTTGTTGCCGCCGCCGTTGCGGCCGTCGCGGCGCTGCGCGTTGCGGTCGTTGCGCGTGCGGTCCTCGTTGCGGGCGGGCGGGGCGGGCGGCGGCGTTTCGGCGGTCTGCTCGCCGCCGAAGAACTGCATCATCCGCGCGAACAGGCCGGCTTTGGGCTTGGGCGCGACGCGGATCGGCGCCGGCGCCGGATGAGCGTGACGCTCTTCGGCCGGATCGTCGCGCATCGGCGCCGGTTGCAGCGGCTTGACGTTGGTCACGGCCGGCGCCGGCGGGATGTTCAGATGCGCCTTGGTCAGCGCATGCGTGGCCAGCTTGCGCGGCGTGCCGCGCTGGTAGCTGGGCTTGCTGGTCTCTTCGCCGAGTTCGTTCTCGCGGATGCGGGTCACTTCGTAATGCGGCGTTTCCAGCTGGTCGTCGGCGACGATCACGATCGGCGAATCGTGGCGCTGCTCGATCTCGGCCAGCGCGCGGCGCTTTTCGTTGAGCAGGAAGTTGGCGATCTCGGTCGGCGCCTGCACCAGCACCTGGCCGGTGTTCTCCTTCATCGCGTGCTCTTCGGCCACGCGCAGGATCGACAGCGACAGCGACTCGACGCTGCGCATGCGGCCATGGCCGTCGCAGCGCGGGCAGACGATCTGGCTGGCTTCGCCCAGGCTCGGACGCAGGCGCTGGCGGCTCATTTCGAGCAGGCCGAAACGCGAGATGCGGCCGATCTGCACGCGCGCGCGGTCGTACTTGAGCGCGTTCTGCAGGCGGTTCTCGACTTCGCGCTGGTGCTTGTTGGACGACATGTCGATGAAGTCGATCACCACCAGGCCACCCAGGTCGCGCAGGCGCATCTGGCGCGCGACTTCCTCGGCCGCTTCCAGGTTGGTGTTGAACGCGGTCTCCTCGATGTCGCCGCCCTTGGTGGCGCGCGCCGAGTTGACGTCGATCGCGGTCAGCGCTTCGGTCTGGTCGACCACGATCGAACCGCCCGAAGGCAGGCGCACCTGGCGTTCGTAGGCGTTCTCGATCTGCGATTCGATCTGGAAGCGGTTGAACAGCGGCGTGTCGTCGGTGTAGTGCTTGAGCTTGCGCAGGTTGTGCGGCATCACCTGCTGCACGAATTCCTTCGCTTCGGCGTACATCTCGTCGGCGTCGACCAGGATCTCGCCCACGTCGGCGCGCATGTAGTCGCGCAAGGCGCGGATGATCAGGCGCGATTCCTGGTAGATCAGGAACGGCGCCGGCTTGGTCAGCGCGGCTTCGGCGATCGAGCGCCAGACCTGCAGCAGGTAGTCCAGATCCCATTGCAGTTCTTCGGCATCGCGGCCGACGCCGGCGGTGCGGATGATGACCCCCATATCGTCGGGGATCTCCAGCTTGTCCATCGCTTCTTTCAGCGCGGCGCGGTCGTCGCCTTCGATGCGGCGCGAGACGCCGCCCGCGGTCGGCGAGTTCGGCATCAGCACCATGTAGCGGCCGGCCAGCGAGATGAACGTGGTCAGGGCGGCGCCCTTGTTGCCGCGCTCTTCCTTGTCTACCTGAACGACCACTTCCTGGCCTTCCTTCAGCAGTTCCTTAAGGCCGGCCTTGTTATGGTCGACGCCTGCCTGGAAGTAATCGCGGGAGATTTCCTTCAGCGGCAGGAAGCCGTGGCGCTCGGCGCCGTATTCGACGAAGGCCGCTTCCAGGGAGGGCTCGAGCCGGGTGATTCGGCCTTTGTAGATATTGGACTTCTTCTGTTCTTTGGACGGTTGTTCGATATCGATGTCGTAAAGGGTTTGTCCGTCGACGATGGCGACGCGCAGTTCTTCAGCCTGCGTCGCATTGATCAGCATGCGTTTCATGTTGTGCGTTCCTCGCGCGCTCTCGCACGCGGAACGCCGGGGCGTTTCGCCTGGATACTGCTGGGCGCCGGCCGCGCAAGCGCAGCGGCGTCCTGGTTTCCAGCGCTTCTACACCACGGCAGGCCGCGGGAGCGCTTGTCTCTGTTTTTAACTGTTGCGGGCCGGCGGCTGCTTCGGCTTGGGCCTTGGCGCCGCTCGGGTCGTTGTTCAGCGCCGATGTCTGACGCACCGGGCGATGTCCGGGCTTGCCGTGCAGCCGCTAACATGGCCGCTCCGGGAGCGGTGGTTGCGCACTGCGACGGGGATCGCGGGAAGGCGGGCTTTCGGCCCGGGTAACTTCCAGCGAAATCAAACCCTTATCTCGCATCGCGAGTGTATCAGACCAAGACTGCAGATGCCCCCTTCCGAAGCCCCAGCCCGTTCCGCGGGTGCCGCCCACACCGTCCGTATCGCCGAAGACCGAGACGGGCAGCGGCTCGACAACTTCCTGCTGGGCTACCTGAAAGGAGCGCCGCGCAGCCTGATCTACAAGCTGCTGCGCTCGGGCCAGGTGCGGGTGAACGGCGGCCGCAGCAAGCCGGAGCGCCGATTGGAGGGCGGGGACGAGGTTCGCATCCCGCCGATCCGGCTCGAAGACCCGGCCGACAAGGGCACCCCGGCCAAGGGCCTGCTCGAAGCGATGCAGGCCAGCATCGTCTTCGAGGATGCCCGCCTGCTGGCGATCAGCAAACCCTCAGGCGTGGCCAGCCATGGCGGCAGCGGGATCAGTTTCGGCGCCATCGAAACCTTGCGCGCCTTGAGGCCGAAGGACTCCCTGGAACTGGTCCACCGATTGGACCGGGACACGTCCGGCTTGCTGATCGTCGCCAAGAAGCGTTCGGCGCTGATCGAATTGCAGGCCCTGATGCGGGAAGAGGGCGGCATCGCCAAGCGCTATCTGGCCCTGCTGACCGGACGCATGCCCGACGGCGTGATGAGCGTGGACGCGGCCCTACACGTCGGCCTGCGCCAGGGCGGCGAGCGGCACGTGCAGGTCAACGCCGCGGGCAAGCCGTCGCTAAGCCATTTCCGGGTGCTGGAGCGGCGCGGCGGGCATTCGTATTGCGAAGTGCGCATTGAGACCGGCCGCACCCACCAGATCCGCGTGCATGCGCAGCACATCGGCCATCCGGTGGCGGGGGACGACAAATACGGCAATGAGGCGATCAACAAGCGGTTGCGCGAGCAGGCCGGCCTGAAGCGGCTGTTCCTGCATGCGACGTCGTTGGAATTCGCATTGGATGGCGGCCGCGTGCCATACGTGTTGAATGCGCCGCTGGCGCCCGATCTAGTCGATGTGCTGGATCGGTTGGCTTGAGGTTGCAGGCATCCCGGAAGTGACAGCAGCGTTTGCCGTGACGGCCCCCCAGGGGGCAGCCGCAAGCGTCGGCTCTTCGTAGGAGCGGCTTTAGCCGCGAGCTTTTGCTGTTCCGCGCGAACCGATCAAGAGCTCGCGGCTAAAGCCGCTCCTACGAAGAGCAAAGCTCATGCGTAGAGGCCATCGGCTTTAGCGGCGCAGATGAAGTCGTTCTCGCTCAGCCCGCCCACGTCGTGGGTGGAATAGCGCACCACGCAGCGGTCGTAATGCACGCTCAGGTCGGGGTGATGGTCTTCGCGGTTGGCCATGTGGGCCAGGGCGTTCACGAACGACATCGTCCGATAGTAGTCCTTGAAGGCGAAGGTCCGGGTCAGCGCGTGGCCGTTTTCCGCCAGTTCCCAACCCGCCACTTCCGGCATCAGTTCGCGGATACGGGCCTCGCTGAGCTTGTGTTCGCTGCCCTTGCGGGGCAGGCAATGGGCCTGGGCGAGCGGAATCAGGTCGGACATGGCGGACTCCTAACGAATGGCAAACGCCCTTCATGCTCTGCTAGGCGGCGTACGAACGGCGTGACGCAAGCCCGGTAGAATACGCCCATGATCCAGATTTCCGAATCCGCCCAGGTCCAGCATGTGCGCAAGCTGATCGGGCGCAAGGCCGCCATCTACTCATGATCCAGATTTCCGAATCCGCCCAGACGCACTTCCGCAAGCTCATCGAGCGCGAAGACCTGCCCGGTCTGGGCGTGCGCCTGGCGGCGATGAACCCCGGCACGCCCGGCGCCGACGTGCGCCTGGAGTTCGCCGAGCCCGGCGATCTGCACGGCGACGAGTGGGCCATCGATTGCGAAGGCTTCACTTTGTGGTTGGACGCCGGCAGCGTGAAATATCTCGACGGCGCCGAGATCGACTACGCCACGCTCGCCACCGGCGGCCAATTGCAGATCCGCGCGCCCAAGATCAAGGGCGAGGCGCCGACGGAATCGGCGTCGCTGGTCGAGCGCGTGCGCTGGATCGTCGAGCACGAGATCAATCCGCAGCTGGCCCAGCACCGCGGCCATGTGGCCGTGCAGGAAGTGACCGGCGACGGCGTGGTGGTGCTGCGCTTCGGCGGCGGCTGCCACGGCTGCGGCATGGCCGACGTCACTTTGAAGCAGGGGATCGAGAAAACCTTGTTGACCAAGGTGCCGGGCGTGACCGCGGTGCGCGACGCCACCGATCACGACACCGGCCAGGCGCCGTACATCTCGCGCGACGCCGCGGCGTAACCGGCTCCGGCGCGAGTGTATTCCTCGGCCGAACTGATCGAAGCGCTGCGCAGACGCATGCGCAGATCGTTGCGCCCCGAGCGGCCGCCGGGCGAATTTCCGCCGGGATGGACCGCCTGGTTCGCGACGATGGCTGCGCGCGTCGGCGCGGTGACCGGCGCCACCGCCGACGCGATCATCGCCGTATTCCTGCAACGCGAGCCGGCGCCGCCTGCGCCGGCGGTCGCCCAGCTCGGCCGCTGGCGCTCCTTCGGCACGTTGTGGCGGCAGCAATGGCAACCGGCCGGCACCGACGAGCGTTGGATGCGTTTCGTCGCCTATGCGATCACGCTGCTCGTGCATCTGGTGTTCGTGGTGATGCTGGTCATCCTGGCCTACACGCATTTCGTCGATACGACAGGCGAAGCCAGCGATGTCGCCGTGCGTGTGCAGTTCATCGGCGAAGGCACGACAGAAGAAGAGGGCGGCGGTCCGCCATCGCCGCGGCCCGATGCCGTAGTCGCGCCGACCGCTGCGCAGCGGCAAGCGCAGCCGCAACCCCAACGTCCCGAACTGAGCGAAGCGCAAGCGCCGCAGAGCCTGGTCGAAGCGCCGCCGCTAGAGCAGGTGCAGCGCGAGCAGCCGCAGCTCGCGGAGGAAACCGTCGAGCCGCCGGACGAGCAGTTATTGCAGGTGACCGAGACGAACCGGCCGGACGAAACCCGTTTCCGCCTGCCGCCGCCGCAACCGCGGCCGATCGATGCGGCGCCGACGCCGAGCGTAGCGGTGCCGACCTTGCGCAGCGAAGTCGAAGCGATCCCGCTGCCGCGCGCCCCGGCGCCGGTGCGGCCGATCGACCGCGTGCAGCCGCCGCGCCAGATCGCCGTGCCGCAGATTTCCGAGCAGCCTACCGACATCGAAATCCCGCAACCCTTGCCGGCCGTGCGCGCGCGCGAATTGCCGGCAGCCGCCACCGCGCAAGCTCAACTGAGCGTGCCTGCGACCGCCGCCGAACCGCAATCCCTGCCGATGCCGCCCGGCGCGGCGGCGTCGACCGAAAGCGCGAGCGCATCGGCGCAGCCTTCCGGTGCGCCCGATGCGCCGGCTGCGCCGGCCAGCGGCACGCAGCCGGCAGCGGCGTCGAGCGGCGCGGGTGTCGGTCCCAAACCAGGCACCGTGCCTACGCCGGCGAAAGGCGACGATTGGGGCGATGCGCAACGCAATGTCGCCGGCCAGCCGAAAGGCGGGCAGCAGCCGGGCGCGAAGGCGGGCCTCTACAACGCCGATGGCAGTTTGCGCCTGCCGCCCGGCGCGGGTGGCGCGCAAACGCCGTCGCAATACGGCAATCCGCCCGGATCGAAAGAAGAACACGTCGCCGATTTGGACCGCGCTGGCACTTGGTTGAATCGTCCGCGCCTGGGCTACGAGCCGACCCGCTTCGACAAGTATTGGGTGCCGCACGAAACCCTGCTGCAGGAATGGGTGCGTAAAGGCATCAAGAAATTGTCGATCCCGATTCCGGGCACGTCCAAGCGCCTGGAATGCGTGGTGTCGCTGCTGCAGGTCGGTGGCGGCTGCGGCATGTCGGACAGCGAAAAAATGTTCGACCAGCCGGCGATAGGGCGCCCGCCGCCGGATATTCCGTTCAAGCCGGAGTTGCAGGAAGACCAGGACAGCCTCAAAAAGCCGTAGCTTTGTGGGAGCGGCTTTTAGCCGCGAGCTTTTCCACAACCGAAGAGCTCGCGGCTAAAGCCGCTCCCACAAGAGCCGCTCCCACAAGAGCCGCTCCCACAAGAGCCGCTCCCACAAAATCCGGGCCGGTTGTTTTAATATGGGCCGGTACGTTCCCAGCTCGCTTCGATGGCCAGGCACGCGTGAATCTCCCGCCACTGCCCATCGGACCGACATGCCTGCCCAGAAGAAGAACCTTCCCGCCTGCGGGATTTCGCTGCTCGCCTTGAGCCTGCTGTTGTCGCTGGAAGCGATGGCATCGCCCGCCGACGATGCCATCGCCGCCGCCGAGCGGGATCCCAAAACCCTCGACAAGCTCACCGTGCACGGCCAGGCCGCGCCTTACTCCGCCGGCAGCACCCGCGCCGGCACCAAGACCGATACGCCGATCGAGGAACTGCCGCAGGCGATCAGCATCATCACCGCCGGGCAGATCCGCGACCAGAACGCGCAGACATTGCAGGAAGCCTTGCGCTACAGCGCCGGCGTGCGCACCGACCAATACGGCCTGGACAACCGCGGCGACTGGTTCGCGCTGCGCGGCGGCAGTTCCGGCACCACGCTGCTCAACGGCA encodes:
- a CDS encoding M28 family metallopeptidase gives rise to the protein MRLSMLSAGLAPACALFLAACASPSPVATRSDAAVVPAQAAVAQPSPADAWMSDVSAIAAATDNAGRRAAIENALAASGIQARQAPFAFEKHKGTNLLADIGGPADAPLLLIGAHSDKVKEGDGATDNASGSAVVLALAQRLKQRPLQHHRVAVAFWDLEELGLIGARAYIADGGAKPAMYVNFDVFGWGDALWMMTPDESNALVSASREATQAAGIELSAGDKYPPTDHLAFHKAGWPAVSYSLVGKNEIPSILKAFSHQKVDPPAKVMQVIHSDNDTLAQIDADEAARGVAAVEDALRRWDAASR
- a CDS encoding ZIP family metal transporter; protein product: MHSPSLPPAAVFRRWLGMGIVVLGLFAMLQGLWQHLRSDYPAPVFNAFLGGTMAAIATALGALPVWFSQRLSDRVQDSLFGFGAGVMLAACSFSLIVPAIGAAEARGSGNWESGLIVGGGIILGAALLLVMERYLPHEHFIKGVEGHAARALRRTWLFVFAIVLHNLPEGLAIGVGYAGNDPVRASALAMGISIQDVPEGLVVAVALVSAGYKRGLAVLIGMASGLVEPVGAVIGAAVVSLSAALLPWGLAFAAGAMLFVISHEIIPESHRKGHEAFATGGLILGFVVMMLLDTALG
- a CDS encoding response regulator; its protein translation is MTIRVFLVDDHALVRAGMKMILGGEVDIDVVGEAESGEEALPQIRKLKPDVVLCDLHLPGVSGLEVTERVVKGDHGTRVIVVSVLEDGPMPKRLLEAGASGYVGKGGDSIELLRAVRDVARGKRYLASGVAQNLALSGIQGGASPFDALSPREMEIALLLTQGLRQEDIAKRLSLSAKTVNTHKTRLFEKLGVGDSIALARLASQYGVGNPAHAV
- the rne gene encoding ribonuclease E, which codes for MKRMLINATQAEELRVAIVDGQTLYDIDIEQPSKEQKKSNIYKGRITRLEPSLEAAFVEYGAERHGFLPLKEISRDYFQAGVDHNKAGLKELLKEGQEVVVQVDKEERGNKGAALTTFISLAGRYMVLMPNSPTAGGVSRRIEGDDRAALKEAMDKLEIPDDMGVIIRTAGVGRDAEELQWDLDYLLQVWRSIAEAALTKPAPFLIYQESRLIIRALRDYMRADVGEILVDADEMYAEAKEFVQQVMPHNLRKLKHYTDDTPLFNRFQIESQIENAYERQVRLPSGGSIVVDQTEALTAIDVNSARATKGGDIEETAFNTNLEAAEEVARQMRLRDLGGLVVIDFIDMSSNKHQREVENRLQNALKYDRARVQIGRISRFGLLEMSRQRLRPSLGEASQIVCPRCDGHGRMRSVESLSLSILRVAEEHAMKENTGQVLVQAPTEIANFLLNEKRRALAEIEQRHDSPIVIVADDQLETPHYEVTRIRENELGEETSKPSYQRGTPRKLATHALTKAHLNIPPAPAVTNVKPLQPAPMRDDPAEERHAHPAPAPIRVAPKPKAGLFARMMQFFGGEQTAETPPPAPPARNEDRTRNDRNAQRRDGRNGGGNKQQGRGERRDEQRRDDQKRGQPQAQGQQNKQPPKQAQQQKQGQPKPQQQGQQQKQPKPQQDQNREPRPPKAERAEIPVQAQAAAAAVEQPRPKQTPVAEAAAIADATPPNIAHFDIGPAPAVPADSAASPADEAADAAAHATEGGENARRRRGRRGGRRRRRGGAEGAAGGENTVEALHEDDAAVAAQRSQPEFDFDDALPESRPVAPAAVAPIAEPAKDEYVAEASSSLRAPQYAIAAEPAIVPAVEKAGPAAIEPASAVVEPEVVASEPAPAPIEPSPAAIAAVEIAAAAPESEPREQAAPQPGVESPVAASPANDKPKNAPKETATPPRPPRVAAQQSDAIHALPLSAAIAVSLAESAYRPAVKPMAEKPAVEPAPAPVAPEAPAQETQAPETTVATGFVEPGTPQAPGLFDEAPAAPPEEAAAQVAARQPAQDPNEAPREGERGA
- a CDS encoding RluA family pseudouridine synthase, with amino-acid sequence MPPSEAPARSAGAAHTVRIAEDRDGQRLDNFLLGYLKGAPRSLIYKLLRSGQVRVNGGRSKPERRLEGGDEVRIPPIRLEDPADKGTPAKGLLEAMQASIVFEDARLLAISKPSGVASHGGSGISFGAIETLRALRPKDSLELVHRLDRDTSGLLIVAKKRSALIELQALMREEGGIAKRYLALLTGRMPDGVMSVDAALHVGLRQGGERHVQVNAAGKPSLSHFRVLERRGGHSYCEVRIETGRTHQIRVHAQHIGHPVAGDDKYGNEAINKRLREQAGLKRLFLHATSLEFALDGGRVPYVLNAPLAPDLVDVLDRLA
- a CDS encoding 4a-hydroxytetrahydrobiopterin dehydratase, coding for MSDLIPLAQAHCLPRKGSEHKLSEARIRELMPEVAGWELAENGHALTRTFAFKDYYRTMSFVNALAHMANREDHHPDLSVHYDRCVVRYSTHDVGGLSENDFICAAKADGLYA
- a CDS encoding NfuA family Fe-S biogenesis protein — protein: MIQISESAQTHFRKLIEREDLPGLGVRLAAMNPGTPGADVRLEFAEPGDLHGDEWAIDCEGFTLWLDAGSVKYLDGAEIDYATLATGGQLQIRAPKIKGEAPTESASLVERVRWIVEHEINPQLAQHRGHVAVQEVTGDGVVVLRFGGGCHGCGMADVTLKQGIEKTLLTKVPGVTAVRDATDHDTGQAPYISRDAAA